aatgaaacTTCGTCACGAACAGGATTCGAACCTGTGCGGGGAAACCCCATTGGATTTCGAGTCCAACGCCTTAACCTCTCGGCCACCGTGACTACGCATGCCCTAAGACGTCATCACGTCATGATATAAACGTTTACGCAATGCTAGTGTATAAGTTACGCATAAATGACATTATTGAACggtaaaattatttattttacaatttgtaCATCTTTTTGTAAGCATATACTGTTAGACCATACGCTGATGGACACAATTACTGTTAGACCAGATGTAACACGAGTTATAATGTCTTTGTACCGTCTTGCCTCCTagttttaaccattttttaaaaaattatttgctttttaacaCGTTACCCTACCTCGTTAATGCATGCCTTTCGCTACTTTCTGTCTGGAGCCTGCAAGGTTGGTCCAGTATGTTTCCGAAATTAGTTGCGCTGTGCGTGGTGGTGCATTCAAAGCCACTTAGTGAAAGCTGCCACTAAACATTTGACCGCAACTAAACTCCAGAAATAGTTCACCAACCTTACTAAGTTATCAAAGCTAACGTGTTTCTATTGTAGTACTACTAATGATAATTACTAATAACAAGGTGTGACTATTTTAAACTGTACTTTGAGGAAAAGTTATCATTTGTTGCGAACGCCTCACAGCTGACGCTTCGGACAAACGTCATTTCTATTGGTCTATCAGTCTAAGCTTCTGACGAGCATTAACAGCGCTTGCGCATAGCAGGCGAGAATAGCTTTACAGCAACGAAAATGATCAACTGGAAggtaaatattgtaaaaatgcGTTAACTCTAATCATGgtatttatatttgattaaTAGCTAAGCAGGTTAGCTTCCTTTAAAGCTGCCAGTGATTtacattgctttttaaattgttgctaAACACACTGCTAATGTTTTCAGAGCTAACCAAACAGAAGATGCCACTATTAAATCTGATGCACATTAGTCAGAATGCTACAGTATCAGATTTTGGGAGCCCGGTCTGATCGCTTGTGGCTGTATAGAATGTATGGGCTGGAGCTTTTAATACACATGGTCTGGAGTGCAGCTGCTTCTCTCTGTCATGCAGCCTCCCCTCAAATTAacttcctcctgcagcagacAGCTGTTACAGGAGGATCACAGAGAGGGGAGGAGACATTTCTCCTGCTTCCCTGATTATTCCAGACATTTCTCCTCCACCACAGTATTTAAAAATTCACTAGAAACcttctaaaataattttctcaatCTGCTTTCCAGGCCCTGGACAATGTCCCCCTCCTCTTCTACATCCTGGCCCTGAAGACGCTGCTGCTGTGCTTGGCCTTTGCCGGGGTCAAGATTTACCAGAGCAGGAAAGCCGAGGAGGCCCTGAAGAAGCAGCAGGCCGAGAGGAGGAGGCTGGCCCAGCAGACGCAGGAACTCATCAACAACCTGAAGGAGGACTGAGGAAATCCAGAGGAGCAGGTAGTGCTTTTACTCAAACGAGTCGACTAATTTTCACCCAGTTTGAacgaatgttttcttttctcttcctgatCAGAACGAGCTCCTCCAAACTAGTcagagaagcagaaagaaagggGAGAATCTGGAGATTTGCTCGTCAGCACTGGGATGTTGACTTCACGAGTTTTACTCCATATtgattgactgttttttttgtttagtttatatatatatatatatatatatatatataagaaaaaaggaaaacagaatcTATTCAGACATGTGAAGAACTGCCTTGCTGTCACTCATGGTCTGAGCCGAGCTTTGTCTACATGTGTGGCTGAGTTTTCACTgcctgaaatatttttgccctTATTTTTGTAACTATATTAAATAGTTTGCTTGACATCAGtgtttttgagtctgttttttcttgtgtctGAATAGAAGTTGATTGGATCATGAAAATAATTGTTTGAAATCCAtcactttgtgtaaaaaaagaaaaaagtctacAGAGCATAAGAGTTTGAGTTTTGGAAGATATTCAGTGACCTAAACACTTAAACGTAAACATGCaccagtatttttatttttttttatctttgtcaaACAGCAGAGGGCGCTCCTGCATTCATATTTACTCAATGGGTGTAACGGGCtgacaaacaagcaaaaataaagtgacGCTAAGTTTTTCAAAATCTTCGTTTTGTTTTCTcgtgttttcattttgggctAATGCTctcatttccatttttgtctttaagctcttgtttcctgttttattttgatggtGCTGCTTTCCTTTTTCAGTGTCACACCAGATTCTGTTTTGTAATCAACCCTCCTTCAGCTTCTTGTCTTCATTCCCTCTTAAGTATTTAATTTCCTGATTCGTTCTaatctgtaaatatttctgttcagttatttaaaagtttaactGAGTCCTGCATCCTGCGTCTCTGTTGCTTTTGAGTCATCCAGCGCCTTGTATTTCCTCTAAAATGATCTCATTTTTGACCAGCGCTGCTGTATTGTCACAAAGTGGATTTGAATAGCAAACCATGTATTTGATCATACGAATTATATTTCAACAAAAACTCTACACAGGTTCTGCAAGATGTGTCTGTTTCCAGTTTTGGAGACtttatcaacattttcttttcccaaatcctttttctttttctttgtccatCAACTCCATTTCATTAGTATTTAAGTTAGTGgtacattttctttgttaaactGGAACAAAAAGGCTTTTAGTAAGAAATAAACTCTTTTTAAGTCTTTCAGATCATGCAATAGGTTTATTTGGGATAAAACGGTAACATTGAAGAAGCCAAAACATAAGATGGTAACATTAATAAGCTGCTGCAGTAGAAGCTATCTGGAGgttcagataaaaatgttaCCGTATATTTAGGATCATGTATACAGAATCAGATTAACATTGAACCAGGAAAAACATtagcttcattttttaaattaatggcAGGAAATAAgcaatgcatcttttttttaattcagcctCTTAGCGCCTACATAGCGCACAGCTTGATTATCTTTACATTCAAGTTTAAGTTGAGTTTTTGTATGTCTGTCATCACCATTATAGACACAATCTTTAACTTTCGTACAGTcaacaactttaaatatttccttGCTAAAACCTGGCATGATCCCGTTCACCTTTTGACAGAGAGCATTCACATCTTCGAGAGACGCTACAATGAAGGTTTCTGCATGCTTGCAACCCCCTTCACTATTGAATCTTTCGTTCATGACATCGTTACATTGCCCTTTGTTCATGTTGCCGATGACGTTCTTCTCAATCGGATGCTGCCCTTCGGAGAGCTCGACAGCAGAGAGCAGCATCAGCAGGAAGCCGGCAACCTGGATCTTCATGATTACTGGTGGAGAGAGAGGAAAACGAAGGTGATCAACATTTACCTGTTAAAAATGGCTAACAATGTAATTTGTCAAggattaaatggaaaaaaaaccaatgAAGTCACATACCGGatgttatttttccctttcagCTGACTCTGTTGGTAGACTTGGCACGGACTGCAGAAGATCTTCAGTGGTGGAAAGTCTCTGAAGCTGCAGCCTAACTGATCTGGGCTTGTTATATAGCATCCTGGTGAGAGAGTGAGACCAGTTGATCTAATTTGAATAAAGATAAACCCATATCTGAACagaaatcagtaaaaaacaagCATATTTTAAGATGGGAATGTGGGTTATGCAAAACCTTTAAGGTCAGGGAAATTCACAGaaaggtcattttattgttgttgcacACAGGGAGCCAGGAGCCTCTCTTTAATTTGAGCCATTCTTCACCAAATGAGGCCAGAAATGCAGAGATCCACACTGAAGGTACAGTTATAATTTATTCCACAATTGcaggtaaaaatatgaaaaagaagctcttagggtagggttagggttagggttggggTTAGGGTTCGCACTGAAGTATCAGGTCAATTGAAGAAGCataattttatgctttttcaaTTGCATAATTGCAATTGAAGAAACATatctgacaaaagaaaaagaaaaacagcaacagttaGGTAGTTGCTgctacaatttttttattatttgaagtaACAAATTGTTTTAAGTGTTTGCGCTTAGTGGGATTACTTCATAAAACGTCACATCATGTTCCAATATAGCAAGAATTAATTTTTTGCTTGATGTTTGTGTTGGTAAAGTAAGAAAATTTGGTTTTAGTACGCTGTGGCAATGGGAATTTAAGGAACGCTTCCTTCGCATTTAAGAAAAGCATTTATGCAGTAGAATGCAGGAGGGAAACCGTTTCACAAATTCAttcaaatacaatttattttatcttgaaGATTGCAGATCTGCTTTGAATGAAGATGGATTCTGAGCCTGTCAGCAGAtccagttgaaaccagatatttgcaTATATTGTATGAAAAGATACgcagcattttcattttatgtcagttaggattattaaaataatacttATTTGAAAAATGCTAGAAATTGAGAAATCTTCATCAGGTTATCGGGTTTTTGTTTTCGTGTCTTCAGATGGATGATGGGGTGAAAGATGAGAATCAGTTTCAGGATTCTGAAACTGATGAGTAGCTTATAAGATTTGAAGACTGAACACTCAAATTGAGTTGCTAGAAACaacaaagttaaaattttttctGAAACACTATTTTTAGTAGCATGTAATTCATAATCATCAACATAAGCACAACACAGCTCTTTATTAAGCAGTAGGCTCATTAATGGCTTTattctgtttgcattttgaagaaaatacatatttagtGGAGTTTTTATatgccaaaaaaaattaaacatagttGTTTCTTAAAGTGCATCAAAAGGTGTATATATAGTAAGtatctttaattttaaaaagttgctgttgtggaaaaaatactatttccaagcactgttcaggtgaaatcactcaatcaggtttattcatatattgtgcacaatacagagagcttgcaGGACAATCAGTGATGAAGCAGGTCTGGGTGAAAAGCTGCCAGGCAGAGActacacatgagttttataccaaggataacGAATTAACAACAAAGGGcaagacagtctggttctgattctgctgtagaaaacaacttccaaaagaattatttgggttacatgtaacccaaatagttcttttggtgagagttcacaatcattcatataacatgactagcagatgtgaccttaaggcttaatgtaatttttccatcacagttGCTCAGAAAAGATTAGCTTCTAGTTTTAAAGCATTTTCCTCCCCATAAGGTTTACATGTGATCTCCTGCGTAGTGCACAGGTAAACCATCTTGGCAATTCACAGCAATGACTCTGTCATTCAGACATTTTCCCTTGTATTCACATTTGGGTTTCCTGGCTTGTTTCTTGACCGTACAAACCACAACTCTGAACTTCTTCCTGCTCTCCGTGTAATGACTTGCGTTATTATAAACGCCTTCACCGCTACAAACAGACTTGACTTCCTTGGCATCAGCGAGAATGAACGTATTCATCTTCTTGCAGACGTTATTGTCGTCGTAGATCTTCTTCCGTTTCATCGTTGCCGTGCATTTTTGCGCCGTCATCTTTTTGTCCACGTGCTGCCTTTTGAACTTCTCGTAGCGCGCGCGCGTGTTGTTTTCCAGGCCCGGGGCGCTGGTTGTATTTACGAACTCGGAGGCGGTGGCCTGCAGGGGGAGCAAGCAGACAAGCAGGCAGAATGGCAGGACCTTCATGATTCTGAAAGAAGAAGATGGAATCATTTGAGAACAAATTCGAAAACGAATTTGAGAGAACGTTCTCCCACATATTTAGTTTTGCTCAAACACGAGGGATTCAAAACGTGAACGAAgccatttctttttaagaacatttttgtgtttgctgtgtttcagGTTCGAAAAATACTGCTTCTTATtctaaaaatgtagaaaactttTCACTTATCATAAAATCAATAATCATAATTTCTGCTTGATTTGAGCAAATAAGAACTATGTTACCTGGTCCAAAATGAGTGAAGCACTTTTCCAGACGAACTAGAGGCAAAAAGAGAATGAAGTCTTCTTCCTTCTCAGTTGTCGAAGTGAGGCGTGTGACAAAAAACTAATGCTCCAAAGTGTGTCTCCTTTAGAGGAGGAGTTTCATAGCATGTTTCTATTTAAAGATTTAACTCTTATGTTGCTAAATGTACACGTAATAATACACAATTAGTTTAAAGCAAGCTGACTGGCTATTTTATCCCGCCATGAccaatatttttaatgcattagTCCGCATAAGAACGCAATTGGCTGCATAGAAAATGGCTCATAACATGCAGGACCAccaactaaaaatatttttacttaatcAACTCAGTTAGTAGAGTTTTGAGAAGGTGATAAGGGGGGGATGAACATGGCCGACCACAAATAAGAGCTGCTGAGAATCTCTTTGCACTTATCCTGAAAAGGAAGTCAggtgagatttaaaagaaactaaGGTTGTAGGAAAAATTGACTGAAGTTGCATCTGTATATTGGATATAATATAAATACTAAAAATGAGTCTCAACTGATATGTAGTTGAGACTACATATATAGATTTATCATGAACAGTGTGAATGGAGGATTTTCACTGAAAGGAACCACAAAACCACACCTGCAACAGCAGTCGCACATGCATGACCTGCATAGACTGAGCTAAGACACTGAATGTTGCATTTACCTGCAGTGAAATCTTAAGCTGTAGCTGTAGGTGTTttgctattatttttaataGCGAAACACTGTTTGCAAAACAGTAGCATACTTATGGTCATGACgacagaaataaatctattgTTGCCTGTTGAACTTATTTCCTGCGTTTTAAGGAACAACTTTCACCTTCGAAACAAGAGAAAAACTGTAGTAGAGCTGTTAGTTTATTAGTTAAACTATTATAAAACGGTTTATAATTACTTGAGGATATGCAACTTTACTGAGTTTTCCCTGAGAGTACACAATGCTCAGAATTTCTCATGAGATGATAAAACGGACCGATCAAGAGAATGTCACTTTGAACTTTTCTCCACCAACACCTGCGACTACAGAGGTTTGTTGTAGTTATCAATAACTATCTGTCCGACCATTGTGACCACAACACCACCCCTGTTTACAAGAACTGAACCTTCAGGTCTCTTCTAGTGAATTTGTAGCTCACTATCTGAAAACTGGGACACTTTTTGTTGTATTAAATCAACTAAAATCCTCTGAAGGGATAAATTgcttaaaatctgtaaaatttaTATTCAAAAGGCATTTGAGCATTTGATGTTCTCTCCAAAGGCAAAACAACCAAACCTGAAATATTGACCTGAAATGAATctcaacattttccttttctttttgtgtgtctatAAAGCCACTAAAAACCAGTTGGCTTTGGTTTTAGAGAACAGAACAAGAGTCTAGATGTTTAGACTAGGCTTTAGCATGCATGCTATCTGATTTAGATCTGATCACATTGTGGTTGGATCTGAATGTCATGTTGGTTAAATTGATTTAAGTCTGACAGAGAAATGTGCATTTACGGAAAGCGCGAGTCATTTTActaaagtcacaataaaatgtagtggtattattattattattattataaagatCAGTAAAAGATGGCGCCACCGGTTGGacagcagcgccctctgctgtttGTACAGAGATGTGGGAGAAAAACCTCACCACCACCTGAAAAGCCATTCGTCCTGGaaagttttctctttctttttagttttcaaaaaataaaaatagtgaaAAAGTGAACATCAAAGACGAGTCTGGTAGTTACATTTCCTTTCCAATTTACTTTAttgtttgtaaatattatttCCAAACTGCAGAAAATGCTTTATTTCAAATAGTAATCGACAAGGAAAAGGTTCCAAGTGGAAACGTTGCTCCAGATATCAGTTGTTGCTGCTTGTACAGAACATAGACGCAGCACAAAGTGGAAAATTAgccattatttctttttctcacgACTTTATCCAGGTGATAAGCCACACGGTTTTGATTACACAAGACTGCAACACTAGTTGCTTGACCTTTGACAGCTCTGTATTTGCAATGATACAGAGCTGAGTTCTTAAAACTTTTACAATCAATGATTTTGAGATTTATAGCATGTGTTTGACGGTTTTTGCCAAAGTTACAGATTCCAGTAAGAACTCCTTTAGTGTCCAAGAAGAAGGTATTGATCGGCTTGCACTGTTTTTCaggtttatttatctttttcattttgctatCTCAACTGTAGGAATTCATGCTGGTGACAACGTGTTTCTGGAAGAAGTTCAGAGCCTCGGACACCTCGGCTGCAGAGAGAGCGAGGATCAGGACGGCAACAGCGTGGAGCGTCATGGTTTCCTGTTGAgggaaaaacaagcaaaaaatcttctttgctgtttttgcttaaaaaccAGCAAAACAGGAATATCTGCAGTATcagcaaaaaactttgaaatcggTGCATTCCCCGCGTGAAAAAAGTACAGGTTATGGCATCAGACATCAAGTATGAAGGACAAGGGTTAAAATCCTGGACAGAATGTCTATTTTGTCAGCCTCTT
This region of Xiphophorus hellerii strain 12219 chromosome 24, Xiphophorus_hellerii-4.1, whole genome shotgun sequence genomic DNA includes:
- the smim11 gene encoding small integral membrane protein 11, with product MINWKALDNVPLLFYILALKTLLLCLAFAGVKIYQSRKAEEALKKQQAERRRLAQQTQELINNLKED
- the LOC116716289 gene encoding ribonuclease-like, producing the protein MTLHAVAVLILALSAAEVSEALNFFQKHATASEFVNTTSAPGLENNTRARYEKFKRQHVDKKMTAQKCTATMKRKKIYDDNNVCKKMNTFILADAKEVKSVCSGEGVYNNASHYTESRKKFRVVVCTVKKQARKPKCEYKGKCLNDRVIAVNCQDGLPVHYAGDHM